In a genomic window of Pararge aegeria chromosome 7, ilParAegt1.1, whole genome shotgun sequence:
- the LOC120625085 gene encoding UBX domain-containing protein 4, giving the protein MHWYGGSMAEAVTLSKQRNAIFVVFVEDENQLSKELAETLEDGAVMQRLSNQDNFLAVKLKSGSENYTFFAQIYQFVPVPSLFFIGRNGTPLEVVCAGVQPEQLATRIDRILEEHRQEEKPGSVQPSTSSHNIKEETVNFMQSEAASLTSQSQPKPVEKIPDVAASVPQSAQSVPQSTPTVPSSVPSVPQTTPSVLQSTQKENDVEPETSSGPAAKIQKTEHNEVTRSGQEFEVICDGDVCVRRPKEDQPGPSQKSEPSPPETAPVIENENTALADDKVSRAQELLNARRREKEEIEKELERQKEMDRRAVGQGVAELKKWQADQEMKQIQEERKREKKENNLARQRILEQIAQDRAERKAREQPLPAPSAPAQVVPPSSVGDSSGRARVQFKLPDGEAHTAHFDVTATLADVQRYVAENLQLTRSTFSLWTAFPRRELTEVDATLQELQLAPSAALLVLQRRTETVAATPNMFASIITFFTQIFTSMVLDPSYQLYSWLRSRFFPAPANRPITPNPPTNPPAHPTNPAGIRRRGNIHRVTTDRADDDDNNTWNGNSTQQM; this is encoded by the exons ATGCATTGGTACGGGGGAAGCATGGCTGAGGCCGTGACTCTTTCAAAACAAAGAAATgctatttttgttgtttttgtcgaAG aTGAGAACCAGCTCTCCAAGGAGTTAGCTGAAACATTAGAAGATGGTGCTGTGATGCAGAGGCTGTCAAATCAGGACAATTTCCTTGCTGTTAAGTTGAAAAGTGGCTCAGAGAATTATACATTCTTTGCTcaaattt ACCAATTTGTACCAGTGCCATCGTTATTCTTCATTGGACGCAATGGTACACCTCTGGAAGTGGTATGTGCGGGAGTTCAACCTGAACAATTAGCCACTAGAATTGATCGCATTTTGGAGGAGCATC GCCAAGAAGAGAAACCAGGCTCAGTTCAACCTTCAACATcatcacataatattaaagaggAAACTGTTAACTTCATGCAATCTGAAGCAGCCTCTTTGACATCACAATCTCAACCCAAACCTGTTGAAAAGATTCCGGATGTTGCTGCTAGTGTGCCACAGTCTGCCCAGAGTGTGCCGCAATCTACCCCTACTGTACCATCATCTGTTCCTAGTGTACCACAAACAACTCCCAGTGTACTTCAGTCTACACAGAAAGAAAATGATGTAGAACCAG AAACCTCATCAGGACCAGCAGCGAAGATACAGAAGACGGAGCACAACGAGGTGACCCGCTCGGGTCAGGAGTTTGAAGTCATTTGCGACGGTGACGTATGCGTGAGGCGCCCCAAAGAGGATCAGCCCGGTCCTAGCCAGAAGAGCGAACCTTCCCCCCCTGAGACC GCACCAGTGATTGAGAACGAAAATACCGCACTTGCCGATGACAAGGTGTCAAGAGCACAGGAGCTTTTGAATGCGCGAAGGAGAGAGAAGGAAGAGATAGAAAAGGAG TTGGAAAGACAGAAAGAGATGGACAGACGCGCAGTAGGACAGGGCGTCGCAGAGTTGAAAAAATGGCAGGCTGATCAAGAGATGAAGCAGATTCAG GAAGAGAGAAAACGGGAGAAGAAAGAGAACAATCTGGCAAGACAACGCATTTTGGAGCAGATAGCTCAAGACAGAGCTGAGAGAAAGGCAAGAGAACAGCCATTGCCAGCTCCGTCTGCGCCTGCGCAAGTAGTCCCGCCTTCGA GTGTAGGTGACAGTTCAGGTCGAGCACGCGTCCAGTTCAAACTGCCTGACGGCGAGGCCCACACAGCGCACTTTGACGTTACCGCTACCTTGGCTGATGTACAGAGATACGTCGCTGAGAATCTGCag CTTACCAGGTCGACGTTCTCTTTGTGGACGGCATTCCCGCGGCGAGAACTAACTGAAGTAGACGCCACTCTGCAGGAGCTACAACTGGCGCCGTCCGCTGCTCTCCTGGTACTTCAGAGGAGGACTGAAACTGTTGCAGCCACTCCTAACATGTTCGCATCCATCATCA CGTTCTTCACCCAAATATTTACGTCAATGGTACTAGACCCATCCTACCAACTGTACTCGTGGCTACGCAGCCGTTTCTTTCCAGCGCCCGCAAACAGACCTATTACCCCCAACCCACCCACTAATCCACCCGCACACCCCACCAACCCTGCCGGGATAAGAAGACGGGGCAACATACACAGGGTGACAACGGATAGGGCGGACGATGATGACAACAACACGTGGAATGGGAATTCCACACAACAGATGTAG